The following coding sequences are from one Candidatus Methanoperedens sp. window:
- a CDS encoding ChaN family lipoprotein — MKIILFIALLVSGVFISNVAAAENLPFCNLSVSFDISKNLLKGVSTTTLSENREMNISTGNLKITSVMLNGLPLEPQIKEGIFKVKGKGTLEVFFEYKPGEVNANENLQNAGVVSNDIISDEGISLTGIWYPRIDNLAYYHLKALLPEGFSAVSEADGITAENTSRGMEYTSNFPYPLHKINLVAGKYMIRKETYHGVDIYVYFFPGNISHDIIGYLEDISRADTYIEYTKKYMKMYEELIGPYPYKRFSVVENVLPTGYSMPTFTLLGRDVIRLPFIVNTSLGHEILHQWFGNYVYDDFEKGNWIEGLTTYQSDYLYEKQKGEGEQYRKKLLIDYQSYVKPDKETKLADFFQRTDFASEAIGYGKGTMLFHMLNNEIGDDAFYRGLRGLIKEKASQDATWDDVKIAFENASGRNLERFFNQWLYRKGAISINVEDQRVVVLDGVPTTSFKVIQEGEPYEFNLPLKINTDKGEVTKILEIRKENETFEVPSNGTPQEMVFDGDYDLMRRLSEKETPPVISRLLGDEKRLIVIPEKDKEKYEDLINVFKGEGFIAKEEKEIKDEDITASSILVLGSDSPILKRLFGGWKMPGPGFSLAVAENPLNTSKVIAVAEGDSKEEVDLASRKIFHYGQYSLIRFEKGKNVENKTDGTENGIRLSLYEPVLGIQPQKTIKLDEIVRNISDKTIIYIGETHDSYEEHKVQLSIIMNLSEKGHKFAIGMEMFQKPFQKAIDDYIAGNITEKEFLKQTQYFKRWGYDYNLYREIINFAKAKNIPVVALNLRSEIIENVTKGGLDVLTDEEKKQIPKDMDMSDEDYKKSLKEIFDQHGDQGFGNFNYFYQSQILWDETMAHSVDEFLKQNPDYQIVVLAGSGHIMYGSGIPKRAFRLNGKDYATLIQGSESTDEDVGNFVLFPKPIPPLPAVQIGIFLTEADGRVRIVDVENDSVAEKAGLKKDDIFISIDDWKIEGIEDVKISMFDKKEGDTIKVRILRKNLAGEKELEFAITL; from the coding sequence ATGAAAATCATACTATTTATTGCACTTCTCGTGAGTGGAGTTTTCATATCCAATGTAGCGGCAGCGGAAAACCTTCCGTTTTGCAACCTCTCTGTCTCGTTCGATATTTCAAAAAATCTTCTCAAAGGCGTCTCAACGACTACCCTTTCAGAAAACAGGGAGATGAACATTTCTACCGGAAACCTCAAAATCACCTCTGTAATGCTAAACGGATTGCCTCTGGAGCCTCAGATCAAAGAGGGGATATTCAAGGTAAAAGGCAAAGGCACTCTTGAAGTATTTTTCGAATATAAGCCTGGGGAAGTAAATGCAAATGAAAATCTTCAAAATGCCGGCGTAGTCTCAAATGATATTATCAGTGATGAGGGAATATCCCTGACAGGAATATGGTATCCACGTATAGACAACTTAGCATATTATCATTTGAAGGCGCTCCTTCCGGAAGGTTTTAGTGCAGTCTCCGAGGCGGATGGGATTACTGCTGAGAATACATCGCGGGGTATGGAATATACCTCCAACTTTCCTTACCCTCTGCATAAAATAAACCTTGTTGCAGGCAAATACATGATACGGAAAGAAACATATCATGGTGTAGACATTTATGTATATTTTTTCCCTGGCAACATCTCACATGACATTATTGGATATCTTGAAGACATCTCACGAGCAGATACTTACATCGAATATACAAAGAAATACATGAAGATGTATGAGGAGCTTATAGGCCCTTACCCGTACAAACGGTTTTCCGTCGTTGAGAACGTTCTTCCCACAGGGTATTCAATGCCCACATTTACACTCCTGGGCAGGGATGTCATACGTCTTCCATTCATTGTCAATACATCCCTGGGACATGAGATCCTGCACCAGTGGTTTGGAAATTACGTTTACGATGACTTTGAAAAAGGAAACTGGATAGAGGGGCTGACTACTTACCAGTCCGACTATCTTTATGAAAAACAGAAAGGCGAGGGTGAGCAGTACAGGAAGAAACTCCTCATCGATTATCAGAGCTATGTTAAACCTGATAAAGAGACTAAACTTGCAGATTTCTTCCAGAGGACGGATTTCGCATCCGAGGCAATTGGCTATGGAAAGGGGACAATGTTATTCCATATGCTTAATAACGAGATAGGAGACGATGCATTCTACAGGGGATTAAGGGGACTTATCAAAGAAAAGGCATCTCAGGACGCAACATGGGATGATGTGAAAATAGCCTTTGAAAACGCCTCAGGCAGGAACCTGGAGCGGTTTTTCAACCAGTGGCTTTACAGAAAAGGGGCGATATCAATCAATGTAGAAGACCAGAGAGTGGTCGTCCTGGATGGCGTCCCAACAACATCTTTTAAGGTTATCCAGGAAGGTGAGCCGTATGAATTCAATCTACCGCTCAAGATAAATACAGATAAAGGTGAAGTCACAAAGATACTGGAAATAAGAAAGGAAAATGAGACGTTTGAGGTCCCTTCAAACGGGACCCCTCAAGAAATGGTTTTTGACGGCGACTACGACTTAATGCGCAGACTTTCGGAAAAAGAAACCCCGCCTGTTATATCAAGGCTCCTGGGAGATGAAAAAAGGCTCATCGTTATCCCTGAAAAAGATAAAGAAAAATATGAGGATTTAATAAACGTTTTCAAAGGTGAGGGTTTTATCGCAAAGGAAGAAAAGGAAATTAAAGATGAAGATATAACAGCATCTTCCATTCTCGTGTTAGGTTCTGACAGCCCGATTCTTAAGAGGCTCTTCGGCGGATGGAAAATGCCAGGGCCGGGATTCAGCCTTGCCGTAGCTGAAAATCCCCTGAACACTTCAAAGGTGATAGCTGTTGCCGAGGGAGATTCAAAAGAGGAGGTTGACCTTGCGTCAAGAAAGATATTTCACTACGGGCAATATTCTCTTATAAGGTTTGAAAAAGGTAAGAATGTAGAGAATAAAACAGATGGAACCGAAAATGGGATAAGGCTTAGTTTATACGAGCCCGTGCTGGGGATCCAGCCTCAAAAGACAATTAAACTCGATGAGATCGTCCGCAATATTTCTGACAAGACTATTATCTATATCGGAGAAACACATGACAGTTATGAAGAACATAAGGTGCAGCTTTCGATTATTATGAACCTCTCTGAGAAGGGACATAAGTTTGCCATTGGCATGGAGATGTTCCAGAAACCGTTCCAGAAGGCTATAGATGATTATATCGCCGGAAATATAACTGAAAAGGAATTTTTGAAACAAACCCAGTATTTCAAGAGGTGGGGATATGATTATAATCTTTACAGGGAGATTATTAATTTTGCAAAAGCAAAGAATATCCCTGTAGTAGCCCTTAATCTTCGGTCAGAGATCATTGAAAATGTTACAAAAGGCGGTCTTGACGTCCTGACTGATGAGGAAAAAAAACAAATCCCCAAGGATATGGATATGTCGGATGAGGATTACAAAAAAAGTCTTAAAGAGATTTTCGACCAGCATGGAGATCAAGGGTTCGGAAACTTTAACTATTTCTACCAGTCCCAGATACTCTGGGATGAAACCATGGCTCATTCAGTGGATGAATTCCTGAAACAGAACCCGGATTACCAGATTGTTGTACTTGCCGGTTCCGGACATATTATGTATGGTTCGGGTATCCCGAAACGCGCATTCAGGCTAAACGGTAAAGATTATGCAACATTGATACAGGGTTCGGAGAGCACTGATGAAGATGTGGGGAATTTTGTGCTTTTCCCGAAACCCATACCGCCGCTACCTGCCGTGCAGATTGGGATTTTCCTCACGGAAGCAGATGGCAGGGTCAGAATAGTCGATGTCGAAAATGATAGCGTCGCAGAGAAAGCAGGGCTCAAAAAAGATGATATCTTCATCTCCATTGATGACTGGAAAATCGAGGGCATAGAGGATGTAAAGATCTCTATGTTTGATAAAAAGGAAGGTGATACTATAAAAGTCAGGATATTGAGAAAGAACCTGGCCGGGGAGAAAGAGCTTGAATTTGCGATTACTCTTTAA
- a CDS encoding response regulator, translating to MNKLKILVVDDEPLNIEFMEGILSLEYEVVKAKSGIDGLIKAEKILPDIILLDIMMPNTNGYAVCKELRTNKKTAAIPIVMVTVLDGNEDKMKAIEAGADDFMSKPIDIGELRARVKSWLMVKRHYDNCLSSSNQHLYKVF from the coding sequence ATGAATAAACTGAAAATACTGGTAGTGGATGATGAGCCATTGAATATCGAATTCATGGAGGGGATCTTATCGTTAGAGTACGAGGTTGTGAAAGCAAAGAGCGGGATTGATGGGTTAATCAAGGCGGAAAAAATACTCCCTGACATTATTCTCCTGGACATAATGATGCCGAACACAAACGGTTATGCGGTCTGCAAAGAGCTTAGAACCAATAAAAAAACCGCGGCAATCCCCATTGTAATGGTAACAGTCCTCGACGGAAATGAGGATAAGATGAAAGCTATAGAGGCAGGTGCAGATGATTTCATGAGCAAACCTATAGACATAGGCGAATTAAGAGCAAGAGTGAAATCATGGCTAATGGTCAAAAGGCACTACGACAATTGTTTATCCTCATCGAACCAACATCTTTACAAGGTATTTTAG
- a CDS encoding clostripain-related cysteine peptidase: MATKKWTVLVYLAGDNNLDEDGARDLAEMAKIGSNDNINVVAQFDRAGKTGTQRFYITKGGGYPKDSIADLGETNTGDPKVLIDFLKWGITAYPAEHYMAVLWNHGSGWNEDDVYDRAVKVSPEKEKFPLMAKRAFRDKRIKKVMFSTTMDEILSQPAALRGILYDDESKDFLDNAEMKNVLIEAAKLTPNKRFDIIGFDACLMNTVEVAYQLKDTAKVIVGSEETEPDAGWPYDSVLGALAANPSMSPQEFGKAIVDLYIRSYDKGVNSEPVTMAAVNLDKISALISTIDKCAVALKKNIAAQDTFNDIMLCSENVQKFYYRTYKDIFDFAKLIKEKSKVKEIQDTCAGVMEALKPSDNSYVIASMSLTTNMANAHGVSVYFPGRESYTKYYDRLDFARKSKWDEFIKAYQKAYDTY; the protein is encoded by the coding sequence ATGGCAACGAAAAAATGGACAGTTCTGGTATACCTCGCAGGTGATAACAACCTCGATGAGGATGGAGCAAGAGATCTTGCAGAAATGGCAAAAATAGGGTCTAATGACAATATAAACGTAGTTGCCCAGTTTGACAGGGCAGGCAAAACTGGAACACAAAGGTTCTACATCACTAAAGGCGGCGGATACCCAAAAGACAGCATTGCAGACCTCGGTGAAACCAACACAGGCGATCCCAAAGTACTGATAGATTTCTTGAAATGGGGCATCACGGCATATCCGGCTGAACATTACATGGCAGTACTCTGGAACCATGGTAGTGGATGGAACGAGGACGACGTCTATGACAGGGCGGTAAAGGTTAGTCCTGAGAAAGAAAAATTCCCGCTGATGGCAAAGAGGGCTTTCCGTGATAAAAGGATAAAGAAGGTGATGTTCAGCACCACAATGGATGAAATATTGAGCCAGCCGGCAGCATTAAGAGGCATCCTTTATGATGACGAATCAAAGGACTTCCTTGACAATGCTGAAATGAAGAACGTACTCATCGAAGCTGCAAAACTGACCCCTAACAAGCGTTTCGATATAATAGGTTTTGATGCCTGCCTGATGAATACGGTAGAAGTGGCTTACCAGCTTAAAGATACAGCAAAGGTAATTGTTGGATCAGAAGAAACAGAACCAGACGCAGGGTGGCCATACGACAGTGTTCTTGGTGCCCTTGCTGCAAATCCTTCCATGAGCCCGCAGGAATTTGGCAAGGCAATAGTGGATCTGTATATAAGATCCTACGATAAAGGCGTTAACAGCGAACCTGTAACAATGGCAGCTGTCAATCTCGATAAGATATCTGCTCTGATATCAACTATAGATAAATGTGCTGTTGCTCTTAAAAAGAATATTGCGGCCCAAGATACGTTCAATGATATAATGCTCTGTTCTGAAAATGTACAGAAGTTTTATTATCGAACATATAAGGATATTTTCGACTTTGCAAAACTAATCAAGGAAAAGTCAAAAGTTAAAGAGATACAGGACACATGTGCAGGTGTAATGGAAGCATTGAAACCTTCAGACAATAGTTACGTAATAGCTTCAATGTCTCTCACCACAAATATGGCGAATGCCCATGGTGTCTCTGTATATTTCCCTGGACGCGAAAGCTACACCAAGTATTACGACAGGCTTGACTTTGCAAGAAAGAGCAAGTGGGATGAATTCATAAAAGCATACCAGAAAGCGTATGATACGTATTAG
- a CDS encoding KEOPS complex subunit Pcc1 has translation MKIMGKLVFKGERADEMVDTIAKSLAPDNLSEIRTEIGENTVTVTFASGKIGTVLSSVDDYLMNAKIACDMIEKTQRE, from the coding sequence ATGAAGATAATGGGAAAATTGGTTTTCAAGGGCGAGAGAGCAGATGAAATGGTGGATACGATCGCAAAATCGCTTGCCCCGGATAATCTTTCGGAGATCAGGACAGAAATCGGGGAGAATACAGTTACTGTCACATTCGCATCCGGGAAGATAGGTACGGTCCTTTCCTCGGTTGACGACTATCTTATGAATGCAAAGATAGCGTGCGATATGATCGAGAAAACACAAAGGGAATAA
- a CDS encoding ABC transporter permease: MGLLAISKWELRRTRLGFGKKTIILSACLIILIAAVSFNVSQEGLHLNDNIYKVVVTDPSLASVLKTDDKFEVYIAEEPVAKGLFEMGGFDILISGNKVTHTNSEKSISALDALDKAILRYDEARLLSYNDLNDTFPVWITIKNLERERIFAPISLQKLPDTASPDKTENPATPEKTPEQTRKDTIPSIKEVANTQKSPIREQALATPSHFNPPIPFKSVVLSFLFIFPMYFVAQLYSGSIMEERVKRKGELLLVSPARPYEIVLGKLLPYLLVTLALMSAISFYMGGNAWIVVLLLPVSLLFLSTAFLGAIIARSFKELTFILVFLSVILSGYIFLPAMFANIHAISIISPMTLVVRLLENETVSASDYLFSTIPFYLVSILIFMFGIFIYREEDLFTQKPIKSKLLDSVQVFIDRVPAPLFFLSIALLPLVFSIQLMLIVLMFNLPIRTGIIIFIALAALIEEVVKSVGIYTVFSRKIKPATTRNAFAFGLLSGAGFFIGEKVLLLVVIASIGGSVFGSVMGIGLLILPLLLHVTSTTIASLSLKTTGNYLFSIILASIIHSLYNLYLVRGVLFG; encoded by the coding sequence ATGGGTTTATTGGCGATCTCGAAATGGGAACTGAGACGGACGAGGTTGGGCTTCGGTAAAAAAACGATTATTCTTTCAGCCTGCCTGATAATTCTAATCGCGGCGGTCTCCTTTAATGTTTCACAAGAGGGGCTCCACCTGAACGATAATATCTATAAAGTCGTGGTCACAGACCCTTCCCTGGCATCCGTGCTGAAGACCGATGATAAATTCGAGGTCTATATTGCAGAAGAACCAGTGGCAAAAGGACTGTTTGAAATGGGCGGCTTTGACATACTGATATCCGGAAATAAGGTAACCCACACGAATTCTGAAAAATCTATTTCGGCATTGGATGCCCTTGATAAAGCCATTCTGAGATACGATGAAGCCAGGCTTCTTTCATACAACGATCTGAACGACACCTTTCCCGTATGGATAACAATAAAGAATCTTGAAAGGGAGCGGATATTTGCGCCTATTTCGCTTCAGAAATTGCCTGACACCGCATCCCCGGACAAAACAGAAAATCCCGCAACCCCAGAAAAAACCCCCGAACAAACCCGGAAAGATACAATCCCTTCCATAAAAGAAGTCGCCAATACACAAAAGAGCCCGATAAGAGAACAGGCTCTTGCAACTCCTTCGCATTTCAATCCGCCCATCCCTTTCAAATCCGTTGTACTGAGTTTTCTCTTTATCTTCCCCATGTACTTCGTGGCCCAGCTTTATTCAGGAAGCATAATGGAAGAAAGGGTGAAGCGAAAAGGTGAACTTTTACTCGTTTCCCCTGCAAGACCATATGAGATAGTATTAGGTAAACTTCTCCCATATCTCCTCGTAACCCTGGCTTTAATGTCTGCCATATCGTTCTACATGGGGGGGAATGCATGGATAGTAGTTCTCTTGCTCCCGGTATCCCTTCTTTTCCTTTCAACGGCTTTCCTGGGAGCGATAATCGCGCGCAGTTTCAAAGAGCTTACTTTTATCCTCGTATTCCTCTCAGTCATTCTCTCAGGTTATATTTTCCTCCCCGCGATGTTCGCCAATATCCATGCCATCAGCATCATATCACCGATGACCCTTGTGGTCAGACTCCTGGAAAATGAAACGGTTTCAGCAAGTGACTACCTGTTCTCGACCATACCTTTTTATCTTGTTTCTATCCTGATATTCATGTTCGGGATATTCATCTACCGCGAGGAGGACCTTTTCACCCAGAAGCCTATAAAGAGCAAACTTCTTGACTCTGTCCAGGTATTCATTGATCGGGTGCCTGCACCGCTTTTCTTTTTGAGCATCGCGCTTTTGCCCCTTGTGTTCTCGATACAACTGATGCTTATCGTCCTGATGTTCAACCTTCCCATACGCACAGGAATAATAATTTTCATCGCTCTGGCTGCGTTGATAGAAGAAGTGGTGAAATCGGTCGGGATCTACACTGTTTTTTCAAGAAAAATAAAGCCCGCCACAACGCGCAATGCCTTTGCATTCGGGCTTCTTTCAGGTGCAGGATTTTTCATCGGTGAAAAAGTCTTACTGCTTGTCGTTATCGCCAGCATTGGGGGCTCGGTCTTCGGGTCCGTGATGGGTATCGGCCTTCTAATATTACCACTACTGTTGCATGTTACCAGTACCACGATCGCCTCGTTATCCCTGAAAACTACCGGGAACTACCTTTTTTCGATCATCCTTGCATCGATCATACATTCTTTATATAACCTGTATCTGGTAAGGGGGGTCCTGTTTGGGTAA
- a CDS encoding DUF2341 domain-containing protein, with protein sequence MKRIIIWLLAMLVIVSAPGMAAPDLSNSGGGSWQYYRDVNISEKSGSTLTDYQIHLQLSSNNFTNGAQIYGEDIRFMDAKGNELSYWIEYWDAIAGSARMWVKVNIPQRGSTGIRMYYGNPNASSSSNGSRTFIFFDDFQNNDLAANWEIYTIRYNISSEGLKTSQNFSENSLNVSEFEGQQIISGSTLRNSDYEYGKGLRTVKSFTPPLIYEIDRISINPLGDGVLGFIHLYQDDNNWYSYGGGINRKNEEHKIFRVSKISRVPLETFSDDVGDIDDYGFHVFRIVHDGTNVKFYMDNVLEVSENVSTLNNLKIGTSSWLKTDVSTIKVVFDNARVRKYATQEPTIEVGPAIPIATPTPLPTTPPTPLPTTPPTPLPTISPTTTPIIDPAVATIVTALIGAIASIIVAVLALKKK encoded by the coding sequence GTGAAACGAATAATAATATGGCTGCTTGCCATGCTGGTAATTGTTAGTGCTCCAGGCATGGCTGCTCCGGACCTTTCGAATTCAGGTGGAGGAAGCTGGCAGTATTACAGAGATGTAAATATCAGTGAAAAATCTGGTTCCACTCTGACTGATTATCAGATACATTTACAGCTTTCAAGCAACAATTTCACCAACGGTGCACAAATCTACGGTGAAGACATAAGGTTCATGGATGCGAAAGGGAATGAATTGAGTTACTGGATTGAGTATTGGGATGCCATTGCAGGAAGCGCAAGAATGTGGGTGAAAGTGAACATACCGCAGAGAGGAAGCACGGGTATTCGAATGTATTATGGAAATCCTAATGCGAGCAGCTCAAGCAATGGCAGCAGGACTTTTATATTTTTTGATGATTTCCAGAATAACGATCTTGCTGCGAACTGGGAAATATATACGATAAGGTATAATATTTCATCAGAAGGCCTCAAAACATCGCAAAACTTTTCGGAAAACAGCCTGAATGTTAGTGAATTTGAGGGGCAGCAGATAATATCTGGAAGTACTTTGAGAAATTCTGATTATGAATACGGCAAAGGATTAAGGACAGTAAAAAGCTTTACACCGCCGTTGATCTATGAGATAGACCGCATCTCAATAAATCCATTGGGGGATGGAGTGCTGGGATTCATCCATTTATATCAGGACGACAATAACTGGTATAGTTATGGCGGTGGAATTAACAGGAAAAATGAGGAACACAAAATATTCAGAGTGTCCAAAATATCAAGAGTCCCGCTTGAAACATTCAGCGATGATGTTGGAGACATAGATGATTATGGTTTCCATGTATTCAGGATCGTGCATGACGGAACAAACGTTAAGTTCTATATGGATAATGTTCTTGAAGTCTCAGAGAATGTTTCAACTTTAAATAATCTGAAAATAGGAACATCTTCCTGGTTAAAGACAGATGTTTCAACTATTAAAGTAGTATTTGATAATGCAAGAGTCCGCAAATATGCCACCCAGGAACCGACCATAGAAGTCGGGCCTGCCATACCAATTGCAACTCCAACTCCACTTCCCACCACACCTCCGACTCCGCTTCCCACCACGCCTCCGACTCCGCTTCCCACCATATCTCCGACTACCACCCCAATTATAGACCCTGCAGTTGCGACCATAGTTACAGCATTAATTGGAGCAATAGCTTCAATCATTGTAGCTGTTTTAGCGCTAAAGAAAAAATAG
- a CDS encoding DHH family phosphoesterase, whose amino-acid sequence MIDGKQSLIELETLSKKVAAAISELDSVRLISHNDADGISAAGIMCNALHRSGIQFHATIVSHFDQSTIELIEKTSSGTVILCDMGSGQTELSSKIKEAIIIDHHKPTGELEHLQLNPHLVGIDGSSELCASCGAYMVAREMGENTDLAGLAIAGATGDKQPMKGANKFILDEAVEKKIVSVRKGLRMGDDPVGEFFESSIDPFLDITGDKDKIRGFLEEAGVGGRIKDLTNEQMTKFASLIALKLARQGSLPAIESLIGEIFILNNEVISNMYDLVNVLNACGNAERAGLGLAVCMRDTSAASEALETMRENQRVLISTIRKAQTHVRSGQNLRYVMLEDSSGTGAIAGTMTRYLFPDKPFVTLNEVENMIKISARGTRKLVAAGLDLAAGMREAASSVGGMGGGHDVASGATIPKGTAMKFIDILDSIIGKQLKGKA is encoded by the coding sequence ATGATTGATGGAAAGCAGAGCCTCATTGAGCTTGAGACATTAAGTAAGAAGGTGGCAGCTGCCATATCCGAACTCGACTCGGTGAGGCTCATTTCCCACAATGACGCTGATGGCATATCTGCTGCCGGAATAATGTGCAATGCGTTGCACAGGAGCGGGATACAGTTCCATGCCACGATTGTCAGCCATTTTGATCAGTCTACGATCGAGTTGATAGAAAAAACATCCTCCGGGACAGTCATCTTATGCGACATGGGGAGCGGCCAGACAGAACTTTCTTCAAAGATAAAAGAAGCAATAATTATCGACCATCATAAACCCACAGGTGAACTGGAACATCTCCAGCTCAACCCCCATCTTGTGGGGATCGATGGATCATCGGAGTTGTGCGCCTCATGCGGCGCTTATATGGTAGCCAGGGAGATGGGTGAAAATACCGATCTTGCAGGACTTGCTATAGCCGGGGCGACCGGCGATAAACAGCCCATGAAAGGAGCTAATAAGTTCATCCTGGACGAAGCAGTTGAAAAAAAGATAGTATCTGTCAGGAAAGGGCTGCGAATGGGAGACGACCCGGTTGGGGAATTCTTCGAATCCAGTATAGATCCTTTTCTGGATATAACGGGCGATAAGGACAAGATCCGGGGATTTCTTGAGGAGGCGGGAGTAGGTGGAAGGATTAAAGATCTTACAAATGAGCAAATGACGAAATTCGCTTCCCTCATCGCGCTGAAGCTGGCAAGGCAGGGAAGCCTGCCGGCAATAGAGTCATTGATAGGGGAGATTTTCATCCTGAATAATGAGGTCATATCCAATATGTATGATCTTGTGAATGTACTGAACGCATGTGGAAATGCGGAAAGAGCGGGTCTTGGTCTGGCTGTCTGCATGCGGGATACTTCGGCTGCCAGTGAAGCCCTTGAGACTATGAGGGAAAATCAGCGGGTTCTTATCAGCACTATCAGGAAAGCGCAGACACATGTAAGGTCTGGCCAGAATTTGAGGTATGTCATGCTTGAGGATTCAAGCGGTACGGGCGCGATCGCGGGCACCATGACACGCTATTTGTTTCCCGACAAACCCTTCGTGACATTGAACGAAGTGGAAAACATGATAAAGATCTCAGCCCGGGGAACAAGAAAATTAGTCGCAGCGGGACTTGACCTTGCAGCCGGAATGCGCGAAGCGGCCTCATCCGTCGGGGGTATGGGCGGAGGGCATGATGTAGCCTCAGGTGCCACAATACCCAAAGGAACGGCGATGAAATTCATCGATATCCTTGATTCCATAATCGGAAAACAGTTGAAAGGGAAAGCATGA
- a CDS encoding 30S ribosomal protein S15, producing the protein MARMHTRKKGQSGSKKPYRAEPPAWSNSNKEEIEKAIIQLANQGKTSSQIGMILRDRNGVPDVHLAAGKKIFTIMKEKNVAPSVPEDIRNLIVKVLDLKKHLDRNPKDAHNKRSINNMVSKIRRLEKYYRREGVLPSDWKYSMERAELLISR; encoded by the coding sequence TTGGCAAGAATGCATACACGCAAAAAAGGGCAGTCCGGATCAAAGAAGCCCTATCGGGCAGAACCGCCCGCCTGGTCGAATTCGAATAAAGAAGAGATTGAGAAAGCAATAATACAGCTTGCAAACCAGGGCAAAACATCCAGCCAGATCGGAATGATTTTAAGGGATCGCAATGGTGTTCCTGATGTCCATCTTGCGGCCGGTAAAAAAATATTTACCATCATGAAGGAAAAAAATGTGGCTCCAAGCGTACCAGAGGATATCCGTAACCTGATCGTAAAGGTGCTTGACCTGAAAAAACATCTTGACAGGAACCCGAAGGATGCACATAACAAGCGGTCTATCAATAATATGGTGTCTAAGATAAGGCGGCTTGAAAAATACTATCGCAGGGAAGGTGTGCTGCCTTCTGACTGGAAATATTCAATGGAACGGGCCGAGTTGTTGATCTCAAGATAA